One genomic region from Phragmites australis chromosome 1, lpPhrAust1.1, whole genome shotgun sequence encodes:
- the LOC133909516 gene encoding geranylgeranyl diphosphate reductase, chloroplastic-like, with product MAAAAAACYSPARIAISCSSSSSSAASMPGRPLRVAVVGGGPAGASAAEALALAGARAFLLERNPAGAKPCGGAIPLCMLDEFAIPRDLVDRRVTRMRILSPSNLATDFSRALPPGAHIPMLRREVLDSFLRRRAADAGAALVPGLVTSLSLPTGPSDPYLVHYISSSSSEGTGRGVLEVDAVVGADGANSRVAREVGAGDYTTAIAFQERIRLPEAAMAYYDDLAEMYLGGDVSPDFYGWVFPKCDHVAVGTGTVAAKPEIKRFQSGIRARAGAKIAGGRVVKVEAHPIPEHPRPRRVVGRVALVGDAAGYVTRCSGEGIYFAAKSGRLCGQAMAEEWARTGAVTEAGLRQGYLRRWDDEFLLMFRFLDLLQRVFYVGNAGREALVEMCADEYVQRRSFESYLYKQMVPGDPRGDLRLLWRTVASMVRCGVLGREVERLRRLELQARELRV from the coding sequence atggccgccgccgccgccgcctgctaCTCCCCAGCGCGCATCGCCATATCCTGCTCCAGCTCCtcatcctccgccgcctccatgCCGGGACGCCCGTTGCGCGTGGCCGTGGTGGGCGGCGGCCCCGCGGGCGCGTCGGCGGCCGAGGCGCTGGCCTTGGCCGGGGCGCGGGCGTTCCTCCTCGAACGGAACCCCGCGGGCGCCAAGCCCTGCGGCGGCGCCATCCCGCTGTGCATGCTCGACGAGTTCGCCATCCCGCGGGACCTCGTCGACCGACGCGTCACACGCATGCgcatcctctccccctccaACCTCGCCACCGACTTCTCCCGCGCGTTGCCTCCGGGGGCCCACATCCCCATGCTCCGCCGGGAGGTGCTCGACTccttcctccgccgccgcgccgcggaCGCCGGCGCCGCGCTCGTCCCGGGCCTCGTCACCTCGCTCTCGCTCCCCACAGGGCCCTCCGACCCCTACCTCGTGCACTACatctcgtcctcgtcgtcggagGGGACGGGCCGGGGCGTGCTCGAGGTCGACGCGGTCGTCGGCGCGGACGGCGCCAACAGCCGCGTGGCGCGCGAGGTCGGGGCCGGGGACTACACGACGGCCATCGCGTTCCAGGAGCGCATCCGACTCCCCGAGGCCGCCATGGCGTACTACGACGACCTCGCCGAGATGTACCTTGGCGGGGACGTGTCACCGGACTTCTATGGCTGGGTGTTCCCCAAGTGCGACCACGTCGCCGTCGGCACGGGTACCGTTGCCGCCAAGCCGGAGATCAAGCGCTTCCAGTCCGGCATCCGCGCTCGCGCGGGCGCCAAGATCGCCGGCGGACGCGTGGTCAAGGTGGAAGCACACCCGATCCCTGAGcacccgcgcccgcgccgcgtCGTCGGGCGCGTCGCGCTGGTCGGTGACGCCGCGGGGTACGTCACGCGGTGCTCCGGCGAGGGCATCTACTTCGCGGCCAAGTCCGGCCGGCTGTGCGGGCAGGCCATGGCCGAGGAGTGGGCGCGCACGGGCGCCGTGACGGAGGCCGGGCTGAGGCAAGGCTACCTGCGGCGATGGGACGACGAGTTCCTGCTCATGTTCCGGTTCCTGGACCTGCTGCAGCGCGTGTTCTACGTGGGGAACGCCGGGCGCGAGGCGCTGGTGGAGATGTGCGCCGACGAGTACGTGCAGCGGCGTTCGTTCGAGAGCTACCTGTACAAGCAGATGGTGCCGGGCGATCCGCGGGGCGACCTCCGGCTGCTGTGGCGCACCGTGGCAAGCATGGTGCGCTGCGGCGTCCTCGGCAGGGAGGTGGAGCGGTTGCGCCGGCTCGAGCTGCAAGCGAGAGAGCTGCGCGTCTAG
- the LOC133909522 gene encoding ADP-ribosylation factor 2-like, which yields MGLTFTKLFSRLFSKKEMRILMVGLDAAGKTTILYKLKLGEIVTTIPTIGFNVETVEYKNISFTVWDVGGQDKIRPLWRHYFQNTQGLIFVVDSNDRDRVVEARDELHRMLNEDELRDAVLLVFANKQDLPNAMNAAEITDKLGLHSLRQRHWYIQSTCATTGEGLYEGLDWLSNNIANKT from the exons ATGGGGCTCACCTTCACGAAGCTCTTCAGCCGCCTCTtctccaagaaggagatgaGGATCCTCATGGTCGGTCTCGATGCTGCTGGTAAGACCACCATCCTCTACAAGCTCAAGCTCGGAGAGATCGTCACCACCATCCCCACAATCG GGTTTAATGTGGAGACTGTTGAATACAAGAACATTAGCTTCACTGTTTGGGATGTCGGGGGTCAGGACAAG ATCAGACCACTGTGGAGGCACTATTTCCAGAACACTCAAGGCCTTATCTTTGTTGTTGATAGCAATGACAGAGATCGTGTTGTTGAGGCAAGGGATGAGCTCCACAGGATGCTGAATGAG GATGAGTTGAGGGATGCGGTCTTACTCGTTTTTGCTAACAAACAAGATCTGCCCAATGCAATGAATGCTGCTGAAATCACCGATAAGCTTGGTCTCCATTCCCTGCGCCAACGCCACTG GTATATCCAGAGCACTTGTGCTACAACAGGAGAAGGTTTGTACGAGGGTCTTGACTGGCTCTCCAACAACATTGCAAACAAG ACCTGA